A portion of the Halodesulfovibrio aestuarii DSM 17919 = ATCC 29578 genome contains these proteins:
- a CDS encoding GGDEF domain-containing protein, translating into MQKRQHNLCPESLENLTAELDKLRQLILTHAQSDPVIQVDQQLALTRLIPGLTMEDWNNLSEKYGFSEWFALDLDNSTYFNIANLQRVINDLTHKSERDALTGLYNKQAFEHKLSMELQRVERSNGQLSLAMIDLDDFKSINDTFGHSCGDEVIRTLADMLDASTRGYDHAARVGGEEFALLLPGAGPLRAKALMDRLCSMFADTLIKCKGATIQCTFSAGVASLKGRNKAKGQDLFDVADKALYRAKNAGKNQVHVTRQLIEFEYDRSTMVQTIPFFRI; encoded by the coding sequence TGCGCCAGCTTATTTTGACGCATGCTCAATCCGATCCGGTTATTCAAGTTGATCAACAGCTAGCGCTTACTCGACTTATACCCGGTCTGACCATGGAAGATTGGAACAACCTGTCTGAAAAGTACGGGTTTTCCGAATGGTTCGCACTTGATCTGGACAACTCGACCTATTTCAACATTGCGAACCTGCAAAGGGTTATCAACGACCTTACGCACAAGTCAGAACGTGACGCATTAACTGGACTATATAATAAGCAGGCCTTTGAGCATAAGCTCTCTATGGAGCTACAAAGGGTTGAACGCAGTAACGGTCAGTTAAGCTTAGCTATGATTGACCTAGATGATTTTAAAAGCATTAATGACACCTTTGGCCATAGCTGCGGTGATGAAGTCATCAGAACACTCGCTGATATGCTGGACGCATCTACTCGTGGATACGACCATGCGGCACGCGTAGGTGGCGAGGAATTTGCACTCCTATTACCAGGCGCCGGCCCTCTCAGGGCAAAAGCTCTGATGGATCGACTCTGTTCGATGTTCGCTGACACGTTGATAAAATGCAAGGGAGCCACTATCCAGTGCACTTTCTCTGCCGGTGTTGCATCTCTTAAGGGACGTAACAAAGCAAAAGGGCAAGACCTTTTTGATGTGGCAGACAAGGCTCTCTATCGGGCAAAAAATGCCGGTAAGAATCAAGTTCATGTGACCAGACAACTCATTGAATTCGAATATGATCGCTCCACTATGGTGCAAACAATTCCTTTTTTCCGGATCTAA
- a CDS encoding MinD/ParA family protein has protein sequence MKANNTLTISILSGKGGVGKTNIALNLGYCMYRGGFPVMLMDCDLGLANLDVLLGVTPDTNMQSLLDTDTPAAEVAFPIEPDGFDFLPAASGVPELVEMDSDLRSLLFQRLNPLFSKYEYLLMDLGAGITPTVLAFAAMTRIRVVVVTPEPTSLTDSYALMKVLSTQHNVKDFYIIVNQAEDKSEETGTYNRLATACERFLGFTPEFLGGIRQDKMVPESVRKQTPLMKHAPNSRAAKDIFAIAVKLQKIKKSMLEDISKSIFRESTSDISN, from the coding sequence ATGAAAGCCAACAATACTCTCACAATTTCTATTCTTAGCGGCAAGGGCGGCGTGGGGAAAACCAACATCGCTCTTAATCTTGGCTACTGCATGTACAGAGGCGGGTTCCCCGTCATGCTCATGGACTGTGATTTAGGTCTTGCCAACCTTGATGTTCTGCTTGGTGTTACACCAGACACTAATATGCAGAGCCTGTTAGACACTGACACCCCCGCAGCTGAAGTTGCGTTCCCTATTGAACCTGACGGGTTCGATTTTTTACCGGCAGCCTCCGGCGTACCGGAACTCGTAGAAATGGACAGCGACCTGCGAAGCTTACTCTTCCAGCGTCTTAATCCATTGTTTAGTAAGTATGAATACCTGTTAATGGATCTTGGTGCAGGCATTACTCCTACAGTACTCGCCTTTGCTGCAATGACACGTATACGTGTTGTAGTTGTAACACCAGAACCAACATCCCTTACAGACAGCTACGCTCTTATGAAAGTCCTCTCGACACAGCATAACGTAAAAGACTTTTATATCATCGTGAATCAGGCAGAAGATAAATCCGAAGAAACAGGAACTTACAACAGACTCGCAACAGCCTGTGAACGTTTCCTCGGTTTTACTCCTGAGTTCCTCGGCGGTATTCGTCAGGATAAAATGGTTCCCGAATCTGTCCGAAAACAGACTCCATTAATGAAGCACGCGCCCAACAGCCGCGCCGCAAAAGACATCTTTGCTATTGCAGTCAAATTGCAAAAAATTAAAAAGAGCATGTTAGAAGACATTTCAAAGTCAATTTTTAGAGAAAGTACGAGTGATATCAGCAATTAA
- a CDS encoding HU family DNA-binding protein: MVQWELRMNKSELIKTLSEENNIAIEEATMMVNVFVDSMKDALAEGNRVEIRGFGSFKMKEYEGYTGRNPKTGEVVTVNPKHLPFFRAGKELKEFLNS, encoded by the coding sequence ATCGTACAGTGGGAGTTGAGAATGAACAAAAGCGAACTGATTAAAACTTTGTCTGAAGAAAATAACATTGCTATCGAAGAAGCAACCATGATGGTTAACGTCTTTGTTGATAGCATGAAAGATGCCCTTGCTGAAGGCAACCGCGTTGAAATTCGTGGCTTTGGCAGCTTTAAAATGAAAGAGTACGAAGGCTACACTGGTCGTAATCCAAAAACCGGTGAAGTTGTAACCGTAAACCCTAAGCATCTTCCGTTCTTCCGCGCAGGTAAAGAGCTTAAAGAGTTTTTAAACAGCTAG
- the dapF gene encoding diaminopimelate epimerase has protein sequence MNPTTKHVAIYKMQGCGNDFVFIDNREYNVPVSHMSEWAQKICRRAFGVGADGLVFLEESDDTTLDYRWHFYNADGSRAEMCGNASRCAAKLAVQIGLAAPVHTFGTDAGPIRAEFCDDGEIKVELTPPQGLELQKPITLKDGDDEIHFVNTGVPHAVYVAENASALNVKELGALIRYHDMFSPAGTNANFMSVIDRENVHLRTYERGVEDETFACGTGAVAGVVVAHALGLTGTNVRVKSSGGEILSISIEGDSVFLKGKALVIYSGNAMLESLGLTLD, from the coding sequence ATGAATCCTACCACAAAACACGTAGCCATTTACAAAATGCAGGGCTGCGGCAATGACTTTGTTTTCATTGATAACCGAGAATACAATGTGCCTGTTTCGCATATGAGTGAGTGGGCTCAGAAAATATGCCGCCGCGCCTTCGGTGTCGGTGCTGACGGTCTTGTTTTCTTAGAAGAATCTGACGACACCACTCTTGATTACCGTTGGCATTTTTACAATGCGGATGGTTCCCGAGCAGAAATGTGCGGCAACGCATCGCGTTGTGCCGCCAAGCTTGCAGTCCAGATCGGCCTTGCGGCTCCTGTTCACACATTTGGAACAGATGCAGGCCCGATCCGCGCAGAATTTTGTGACGATGGTGAGATCAAAGTTGAACTCACTCCACCTCAGGGATTGGAATTACAGAAACCAATTACGTTGAAAGACGGTGACGACGAAATTCATTTTGTTAACACCGGCGTTCCGCATGCTGTATACGTTGCAGAAAATGCATCCGCGTTGAACGTAAAAGAGCTTGGCGCTCTTATCCGTTACCACGATATGTTTTCTCCTGCCGGTACCAATGCGAACTTTATGAGCGTTATTGACCGCGAAAACGTACATCTTCGCACGTACGAACGCGGCGTTGAAGATGAAACTTTTGCCTGCGGTACTGGTGCCGTTGCTGGTGTTGTCGTAGCACACGCCCTTGGGTTAACCGGCACTAATGTACGTGTAAAATCTTCCGGTGGAGAAATTCTAAGCATATCTATCGAGGGTGATAGCGTTTTCTTAAAAGGTAAGGCGCTTGTTATTTACTCTGGCAATGCAATGCTTGAATCACTCGGACTGACACTAGATTAA
- the dapA gene encoding 4-hydroxy-tetrahydrodipicolinate synthase: MNFSGAYTALVTPFQDGKIDEERFRKHIEWQITEGINGLVPCGTTGESATLTHDEHKEAIRICVEQANKRVPVLAGAGSNNTKEAIHLTQFAKDAGADGVLLISPYYNKPTQEGIYQHFKHIADTITIPMVLYNVPGRTGSNILPSTVARLHKDIPQITGIKEATGNLVQVSDLIEQCGTSLNVLSGDDFTLLPLLSLGGAGVISVVSNLLPKKMAALCSAWNEGDITTARKLHFEMQPLNRAMFMESNPIPVKTALALQGKMDTDFRLPMVPLAEENLKKLKSIMADAGLL, encoded by the coding sequence ATGAATTTTTCCGGAGCCTATACTGCACTGGTAACTCCGTTTCAAGATGGCAAAATTGATGAAGAACGCTTTCGAAAGCATATTGAATGGCAGATCACTGAAGGTATCAACGGCTTAGTACCATGCGGTACAACTGGTGAATCTGCAACACTCACACATGATGAGCACAAAGAAGCCATCCGAATCTGTGTTGAACAGGCAAATAAACGTGTGCCAGTTCTCGCCGGTGCCGGTTCCAACAATACGAAGGAAGCTATCCACCTTACCCAGTTCGCTAAAGATGCGGGTGCGGACGGCGTTCTTCTCATAAGCCCTTACTACAATAAACCAACTCAAGAAGGCATTTACCAGCACTTCAAGCATATTGCTGACACAATCACTATCCCTATGGTGCTCTATAACGTACCGGGTAGAACCGGTAGCAACATTCTGCCTTCAACTGTTGCACGGTTACATAAAGATATTCCTCAGATCACTGGTATCAAAGAAGCGACCGGCAATCTTGTTCAGGTTTCTGACCTTATTGAACAGTGCGGAACATCCCTTAATGTACTCTCCGGTGATGACTTCACCCTGCTGCCACTGCTCTCTCTCGGCGGCGCCGGAGTTATCTCCGTAGTATCCAACCTCCTGCCTAAAAAAATGGCAGCTCTGTGCAGTGCATGGAACGAGGGTGATATTACAACAGCACGTAAACTGCATTTTGAAATGCAGCCACTTAACCGTGCCATGTTTATGGAGTCCAACCCTATCCCTGTCAAAACGGCTCTCGCACTTCAGGGAAAAATGGATACAGACTTCAGACTGCCGATGGTGCCACTTGCTGAAGAAAACTTGAAAAAGCTTAAATCCATCATGGCAGACGCTGGTCTGCTGTAA
- a CDS encoding long-chain-fatty-acid--CoA ligase encodes MNEQDLPFERPWLDNYDPDVPAKIAYKNISIPNILDEAAKNTPKRNAVVFKNYKLTYKQLHTLAERFAANLREQGVNPGDRVSIMMPNLPQTMIAFWGTLKAGGIVVMTNPLYMEKELVHQINDCGAKHMITLDLVWPKLAKLRKKLPIEKYFVSRISDALSFPLNTVFTLKNKWQKTQIDVPYDNKSVFPWKTLFASKEQLSVPTKDPKNSIALLQYTGGTTGISKGVMLSHANLTANVEQCRAMLAGISEEHHTFLGLLPYFHVFGLTVSMLFPCTMGATVIPFPRYVPKDVLDGIQKYKPTIFPGAPSVYISLMQQKGLSKYDLSCIKYCISGSSPMPVEQMHQFKKITGAQLLEGFGLTEASPVTHLNPLLGVAKNGSIGLPFPDTDARIVDMEVGSIPLPTGKIGELILRGPQVMMGYWNRPDETASTLRNGWLYTGDIATMDEEGYFYIVDRKKDMIIVAGYNVYPREIDEVLYEHPKVQEAVTVGVPHKTRGEIIKVYIVPKVGEELTKSEILSHCREKLANYKVPKQVEFRDELPKTIVGKVLRRALRVEEEKKQDTKRAAGNSPENARKAAAPVAPVASDASDEAQNTVVKQQEEITPAEGTEAMTKVTTDTAVEATAETKTVQ; translated from the coding sequence ATGAACGAACAGGATTTACCATTCGAACGCCCGTGGCTGGACAACTACGATCCGGATGTACCGGCGAAAATAGCGTACAAGAATATTTCTATTCCTAACATTCTTGACGAAGCGGCAAAAAATACGCCGAAACGCAATGCCGTAGTCTTTAAAAACTACAAACTTACATACAAGCAGCTCCACACGCTTGCAGAACGCTTTGCGGCGAATCTGCGCGAACAAGGTGTTAATCCCGGTGATCGCGTATCAATCATGATGCCGAACTTGCCTCAGACCATGATAGCCTTTTGGGGAACGCTCAAGGCTGGTGGCATAGTTGTGATGACCAATCCTCTCTATATGGAGAAGGAACTGGTTCACCAAATCAATGATTGCGGCGCAAAGCACATGATTACGCTTGATCTTGTGTGGCCGAAACTTGCAAAACTGCGCAAAAAGTTACCTATTGAGAAATACTTTGTCAGCCGTATTTCCGATGCATTGAGTTTTCCGCTGAACACTGTTTTTACGTTAAAAAACAAATGGCAGAAAACACAAATCGATGTCCCGTACGACAACAAATCTGTCTTTCCATGGAAAACGCTTTTCGCATCTAAAGAACAATTAAGCGTCCCTACCAAGGACCCTAAAAACTCTATTGCTCTGTTACAGTATACTGGCGGAACTACAGGCATTTCCAAAGGTGTCATGCTTTCCCATGCCAACCTTACAGCTAACGTCGAGCAGTGCCGCGCCATGCTGGCCGGCATATCTGAAGAACATCACACGTTCCTCGGATTGCTTCCGTATTTCCATGTATTTGGACTTACCGTAAGCATGCTGTTCCCTTGCACTATGGGAGCAACAGTTATTCCTTTCCCTCGATACGTTCCAAAAGACGTTCTCGATGGAATTCAAAAATACAAGCCGACCATCTTCCCGGGTGCGCCGTCTGTATACATTTCACTTATGCAGCAAAAAGGTCTTTCTAAATATGACCTAAGCTGTATCAAGTACTGTATCTCCGGTTCTTCACCGATGCCGGTTGAACAGATGCACCAATTCAAAAAAATTACCGGTGCCCAGCTGCTTGAAGGTTTCGGCCTTACAGAAGCCTCTCCGGTTACACATTTGAATCCGCTTCTTGGCGTTGCCAAAAACGGATCTATAGGTCTGCCGTTTCCGGATACTGATGCACGCATTGTAGATATGGAAGTAGGCAGTATTCCTCTCCCAACCGGAAAAATAGGTGAACTTATACTCCGTGGCCCTCAGGTCATGATGGGTTACTGGAACCGACCGGATGAAACAGCTTCTACGTTGCGTAACGGCTGGTTGTATACAGGCGATATCGCCACGATGGATGAGGAAGGCTACTTCTATATTGTTGACCGCAAGAAGGACATGATCATCGTAGCCGGATACAATGTGTACCCGCGCGAAATTGATGAAGTACTCTACGAACATCCAAAAGTTCAAGAAGCGGTAACTGTGGGTGTTCCGCACAAAACCCGTGGTGAAATTATCAAGGTGTACATTGTGCCTAAGGTGGGCGAAGAATTGACCAAGTCGGAAATTCTTTCTCACTGCCGCGAAAAACTTGCGAACTACAAAGTTCCTAAGCAAGTTGAATTCCGTGACGAACTGCCGAAAACCATTGTCGGTAAAGTTCTGCGTCGTGCTCTTAGAGTTGAAGAAGAAAAAAAACAGGACACCAAAAGAGCTGCAGGCAACAGCCCTGAAAATGCAAGAAAAGCAGCTGCGCCTGTTGCGCCTGTTGCTTCTGATGCATCTGACGAAGCACAGAATACTGTTGTAAAACAGCAGGAAGAGATTACCCCGGCTGAAGGAACAGAAGCTATGACGAAAGTCACCACAGACACTGCAGTTGAAGCAACTGCTGAAACAAAAACAGTCCAGTAA
- the dtd gene encoding D-aminoacyl-tRNA deacylase, with translation MKLLLQRVKNGSVHIAGQPVASIDNGLVVLVGFGAQDTEDMPLKTVWNTMLQKMIGLRIFSDEHGKMNLSLKDTGNSLLLVPQFTLYADCKRGRRPSFTSACPPAIASKLFDTFAEHCKAELPNLVQCGVFGADMDVSLTNWGPVTIMLSSDDFI, from the coding sequence ATGAAGTTATTACTACAACGAGTAAAAAACGGCTCTGTCCACATTGCAGGCCAGCCCGTGGCTTCCATAGATAATGGCCTTGTTGTTCTTGTGGGCTTTGGCGCACAGGATACAGAAGATATGCCATTAAAAACTGTATGGAATACCATGCTGCAAAAGATGATAGGCCTACGCATCTTCTCTGATGAACACGGCAAAATGAACCTGAGCCTGAAAGACACAGGCAACAGCTTACTCCTTGTTCCTCAGTTTACGTTATATGCAGACTGCAAGCGTGGACGCAGACCATCTTTTACATCGGCATGTCCGCCTGCTATCGCTTCAAAGCTGTTTGATACCTTTGCAGAACATTGCAAAGCTGAACTGCCGAACTTAGTCCAGTGCGGCGTTTTCGGTGCAGATATGGATGTATCACTCACAAACTGGGGGCCTGTTACGATTATGCTCTCATCAGATGACTTTATATAA
- a CDS encoding STAS domain-containing protein yields MNPASTSRLGSALILLYKKDLTHELCQPLKEHFETLIAVQDYQHVVLDLSELGAVDESGLHLLVYLNSRVRGHGKILHILSPPRHFLELLQKKQLLRFFNLFRNEDDMLSSLPL; encoded by the coding sequence ATGAATCCAGCTAGCACGTCCAGATTAGGCTCTGCATTAATACTCCTGTACAAGAAAGATCTGACACATGAATTATGCCAGCCTCTTAAGGAGCATTTTGAAACGCTTATTGCTGTGCAGGACTATCAACATGTTGTGCTGGATTTATCTGAGTTGGGTGCCGTTGACGAATCGGGGTTGCATCTGCTTGTGTACTTAAACTCACGAGTACGTGGCCACGGGAAGATTTTACATATCCTGTCTCCACCACGGCACTTTCTTGAACTTTTGCAGAAAAAACAGTTGTTACGTTTTTTTAATCTTTTTCGGAATGAAGACGATATGCTCTCCAGTCTTCCTCTCTAG
- a CDS encoding FapA family protein, whose translation MTYYLRHYFDPFFNHTKLSPAAVSHGRVDHHCLGYVQNIIAGQILAELVPAPEDTEFLDPQFILDSPVLPAGPNTIVNPENSHQLLATKNGYVFYHEDLISVKKLLNIHGDVNFSTGNVIYVNDLCVHGTVRTGFELLARNILVKDIVEGATIRALDAFTAQSGIKGAKSCVIDAGSNIRAAFCENCDLQAGNDIYIEGSSLHTQMSLNGTLIVKERLQGGKIYANNMVYVGEQLGGGINTPTSIIMGYPPALMKKLEGIEDKITAVDENIKQLLKTSAKSDLHRAENRANLEFEEKRMGSLRREQRRIMKLMKKNANSELCRVIVPGTIRPGVEISIGGYYTKINDYLENVAVSLQDGELRFNSPAIKK comes from the coding sequence ATGACATATTATTTGCGCCACTACTTCGACCCCTTTTTCAATCACACAAAGCTCTCACCAGCTGCCGTATCGCACGGTCGTGTTGATCACCACTGCCTTGGATACGTGCAAAATATTATTGCCGGCCAAATCCTTGCTGAACTTGTGCCGGCACCGGAAGACACAGAATTCCTTGATCCACAATTTATCTTAGATTCACCCGTACTCCCGGCAGGCCCCAATACGATTGTGAATCCAGAAAACAGTCACCAGCTCCTTGCTACAAAAAACGGATACGTTTTTTACCATGAAGACCTTATCTCGGTAAAAAAACTGTTGAATATTCATGGTGACGTGAACTTCAGCACCGGAAACGTTATTTACGTAAACGACCTATGCGTCCATGGTACGGTTCGCACAGGTTTTGAGCTGCTTGCACGTAATATTCTGGTAAAAGATATTGTGGAAGGTGCAACAATTCGTGCATTGGACGCGTTCACCGCACAAAGCGGGATCAAGGGAGCCAAATCTTGTGTCATAGATGCTGGTAGTAATATTCGTGCCGCTTTTTGCGAAAATTGCGACCTACAGGCTGGCAATGACATCTATATTGAAGGATCCTCCCTTCATACTCAAATGTCACTCAATGGAACACTTATCGTCAAAGAGAGACTACAAGGCGGTAAGATCTATGCCAACAACATGGTATATGTTGGTGAACAGCTTGGTGGAGGTATCAATACCCCCACATCTATCATTATGGGCTATCCCCCTGCTCTAATGAAAAAGCTGGAAGGCATTGAGGATAAAATTACGGCTGTAGACGAAAACATTAAGCAGTTGCTGAAAACCAGTGCAAAAAGTGATCTCCACCGTGCTGAGAACCGGGCTAATCTTGAGTTTGAAGAAAAACGAATGGGATCACTTCGCAGAGAACAACGGCGTATTATGAAATTAATGAAAAAAAACGCAAACTCAGAACTTTGCCGTGTCATTGTACCAGGCACAATCCGTCCGGGTGTAGAAATAAGTATCGGCGGATATTACACAAAAATTAACGATTATCTGGAAAATGTAGCTGTCAGTTTACAAGACGGCGAATTACGCTTCAACTCCCCAGCAATTAAGAAGTAA
- a CDS encoding motility protein A, translating to MDIATLIGLFGSLALIIGAIAVGGSPAGFIDMPSILVVFGGTIAVAFIMFPLGTVLGSMKVGMKAFFSKPPDPLDSIDIVINLADRARKESLVALEKVSIENEFLKRGVLLVADGTEESLIRSVMEIDVEIMKKRHRTGQEVFKGMGNMAPAFGMIGTLIGLVRMLQALDDPSAIGPAMAVALLTTFYGAILANCIFLPLAKKLEERSNEEATNMELMTEGVLSILNGEHPNIVREKLNSFLPPSKRQER from the coding sequence ATGGATATAGCAACGCTTATTGGCCTGTTTGGCTCATTAGCACTTATCATCGGTGCTATTGCTGTCGGCGGAAGTCCCGCAGGGTTCATTGATATGCCTTCGATTCTCGTTGTATTCGGTGGCACGATTGCTGTAGCTTTCATTATGTTCCCGCTTGGCACAGTACTGGGCTCAATGAAAGTCGGCATGAAGGCTTTTTTCTCCAAGCCGCCAGACCCACTGGACTCTATCGACATTGTTATCAACCTTGCAGATCGTGCACGCAAGGAAAGCCTTGTTGCGCTTGAAAAAGTCAGTATTGAAAACGAATTTTTAAAACGCGGTGTTCTCCTTGTTGCGGACGGCACAGAGGAATCTCTCATCCGTTCCGTCATGGAAATTGACGTTGAAATAATGAAAAAGCGTCACCGCACCGGTCAGGAAGTATTTAAAGGGATGGGCAACATGGCTCCGGCATTCGGCATGATCGGTACGCTTATCGGTCTGGTACGAATGCTTCAGGCTCTTGATGACCCTTCTGCCATTGGCCCTGCAATGGCGGTTGCACTGCTCACCACCTTCTATGGTGCTATTCTGGCTAACTGCATCTTCCTGCCGCTCGCAAAAAAACTGGAAGAACGTTCTAACGAAGAAGCCACAAACATGGAGCTCATGACCGAAGGCGTACTTTCAATTTTAAACGGCGAACATCCGAATATCGTAAGAGAGAAATTAAACTCATTCCTCCCGCCGTCAAAACGTCAGGAACGATAG
- a CDS encoding flagellar motor protein MotB, with protein MADPRKRGGDEPPVEEGLPLWMATFADLVTLLLCFFVLLLSFAQQDANKFKTLAGSVKDAFGIQVKRKTANFAAFSPSKFERSDVKLKEEDQMILGMLLEIKSYMLEDPSLQKVATVTADNKGLILRIPVTNFFAPGSATLKTGSEKLLDGAINILKQHTVNMVVRGHTANTIEKTEAYPTNWELSSARAAALLRAIMSRSKIPASRLKAVGYADSRPLLPNTTEENRKLNDRMEFYIHRPEDKSW; from the coding sequence ATGGCTGACCCTCGAAAGCGCGGTGGGGATGAACCACCAGTTGAAGAAGGGCTGCCGCTTTGGATGGCAACCTTTGCAGATCTGGTAACACTGCTTCTCTGCTTCTTCGTTCTTCTGCTCTCGTTTGCCCAGCAGGATGCCAACAAGTTTAAAACACTTGCAGGCTCCGTCAAAGATGCATTCGGCATTCAGGTCAAACGTAAAACGGCAAATTTTGCAGCATTTTCACCCTCAAAATTTGAACGCTCCGACGTAAAGCTGAAGGAAGAAGACCAAATGATTCTGGGCATGTTACTCGAAATTAAGAGCTACATGCTTGAAGACCCGTCCTTACAAAAAGTTGCAACTGTGACGGCGGACAATAAGGGACTTATTCTCCGCATTCCGGTAACAAACTTTTTTGCTCCCGGTTCTGCAACACTGAAAACAGGCAGTGAAAAACTGCTGGACGGCGCCATCAATATACTAAAACAGCACACCGTTAACATGGTAGTACGTGGGCATACAGCCAATACAATTGAAAAAACAGAAGCATACCCTACAAACTGGGAACTTTCATCCGCCCGTGCTGCTGCGTTACTGCGTGCAATTATGTCTCGTTCCAAGATTCCGGCATCACGACTTAAAGCTGTCGGCTACGCAGATTCACGTCCGTTATTGCCAAACACGACAGAAGAGAACCGAAAGCTTAATGACAGGATGGAATTTTATATTCATCGTCCTGAAGACAAGAGCTGGTAA
- a CDS encoding flagellar hook-length control protein FliK: MHISPTAYLKKQASSITTNSSTGTGFNAIFESIQKNSEKSHAECKQATKKAMQSVHKNLSSLKKLSISSDDFSDIEKKLEKAGVQKETLKRLQEQAENSSLTWDNLIGILEQTAQFDVTPEAISLSPDEQNQISSFLQQIGIDPAKSHDILADLQSGDTEKAWNSITDLLKNADATTELSITQEELLALGKGLQLDSNTLAKLKAMITDADSTMDSTDLKQLAALLDSSVEAQNTSGGDLLKEIKQQLNPLIAKAIQGNEVSSADMHASTEENATQILRTDQATEKGLGFMSSVNSKEGTTQTQSATNIAEEQNGQNTTTAAAVASTDGTDTNDSDAGSLPNNTQSGSGNSWMNFLNNVAVADTSSLGQSTTATMTDFLNQNASLKQTSTTILDQIQSGVFKSLRSGISQLSLKLDAADLGPVNVLVSTKSGEVAASIRTENPEAAKALQENMHVLRASLEAQGLKVEKLDVQTGPDNHLNDQGWNDAEQHNAQQEAQQRFLAKQHFRQLKDTKQDLINGTALPQQSASLQSGLNLVA, from the coding sequence ATGCACATTTCGCCTACTGCATACTTAAAAAAACAAGCTAGTAGTATCACGACAAACAGTTCCACTGGAACTGGCTTCAATGCTATCTTTGAATCCATTCAAAAAAATAGCGAGAAAAGTCATGCCGAGTGCAAGCAAGCCACAAAAAAGGCAATGCAGTCGGTTCATAAAAATCTCAGCTCGCTTAAAAAACTTTCCATCAGCTCGGATGATTTTAGCGACATTGAAAAAAAGCTGGAAAAAGCCGGAGTTCAAAAAGAGACGCTTAAGCGTTTACAGGAACAAGCTGAGAACAGCTCCCTAACCTGGGACAACCTCATCGGCATTCTTGAGCAAACAGCTCAGTTTGACGTAACACCTGAGGCGATCTCTCTTTCTCCTGATGAGCAAAACCAAATTTCCTCATTCTTGCAGCAAATCGGAATTGATCCTGCAAAGTCACATGACATTCTTGCAGACCTTCAGTCCGGCGATACTGAGAAAGCTTGGAACAGCATCACTGACCTCTTAAAGAATGCCGATGCAACGACAGAGCTTTCCATTACACAGGAAGAATTACTTGCCCTCGGCAAGGGGCTTCAACTTGACAGCAATACGCTTGCCAAGCTCAAAGCTATGATCACAGATGCTGACAGCACAATGGACAGTACAGATCTTAAACAGCTTGCTGCCCTTCTCGACTCTTCCGTAGAAGCACAAAACACATCGGGCGGGGATTTATTAAAAGAGATTAAGCAGCAGCTTAACCCTCTGATTGCAAAAGCTATTCAGGGCAATGAAGTGTCTTCAGCGGACATGCATGCTTCGACTGAAGAGAACGCCACACAAATTTTACGTACCGATCAGGCAACCGAAAAAGGCCTTGGCTTTATGTCGAGTGTTAACAGTAAAGAAGGTACAACGCAGACTCAGTCTGCAACAAATATTGCTGAAGAACAAAACGGACAGAACACTACAACGGCAGCTGCAGTGGCAAGCACTGACGGAACAGATACAAATGATTCTGATGCAGGTTCCTTACCGAATAATACCCAGAGTGGTTCTGGTAACTCGTGGATGAACTTCTTGAATAATGTTGCAGTAGCGGACACCTCTTCATTAGGACAGTCCACCACCGCAACAATGACGGATTTCCTGAACCAGAATGCTTCGCTGAAACAGACTAGCACAACAATTCTGGATCAGATCCAGAGCGGTGTGTTCAAGTCTCTGCGCAGCGGTATCAGTCAACTGTCTTTAAAACTTGATGCTGCCGATCTTGGCCCTGTAAACGTCTTGGTTTCCACCAAAAGCGGTGAAGTAGCTGCGAGCATCCGTACTGAAAATCCTGAAGCTGCAAAGGCACTACAGGAAAACATGCATGTTCTTCGCGCTTCTCTGGAAGCACAGGGTCTGAAAGTTGAGAAACTGGATGTGCAGACCGGCCCTGATAACCATCTTAATGATCAGGGATGGAATGACGCCGAGCAGCATAACGCACAGCAGGAAGCACAGCAACGCTTCCTGGCAAAACAGCACTTCCGTCAACTTAAAGATACAAAACAAGATCTCATTAACGGAACGGCACTCCCGCAACAATCAGCCAGCTTGCAAAGCGGATTAAATCTTGTTGCATAG